One part of the Saprospiraceae bacterium genome encodes these proteins:
- a CDS encoding LON peptidase substrate-binding domain-containing protein, which translates to MPKNQKIPVFPLPIVVFPDEELRLHIFEAQYKQLINDCKETGIVFGITPVIESRMMNIGSLVKLLEIVKVYDDGRMDIKLHCMGQFKVLEQYSKWPGKLYSAIDIQILEPDVAEEKEMTYEVMELFNNLCDINKAKPYHQISWETFQSYKLGHIVGFTLEEEYRFSSLATEKERLEKLIQQLDYMIEQSKQRQEWLKRMNMNGEFRNFNLKDLK; encoded by the coding sequence ATGCCTAAAAATCAAAAAATACCAGTTTTTCCATTACCAATAGTTGTTTTTCCAGACGAAGAACTGCGCTTACATATTTTTGAAGCTCAATATAAACAACTCATAAATGATTGTAAAGAAACAGGGATTGTATTTGGAATAACACCCGTCATCGAAAGCAGAATGATGAACATTGGATCGCTTGTTAAATTACTTGAGATTGTAAAAGTTTATGATGATGGCAGAATGGATATCAAGTTACATTGTATGGGACAATTTAAGGTGCTTGAGCAGTATAGCAAATGGCCTGGTAAATTGTACTCAGCTATAGATATTCAAATATTAGAACCAGATGTTGCAGAAGAAAAAGAAATGACTTATGAAGTCATGGAATTGTTTAACAATTTGTGTGATATAAACAAAGCGAAACCATATCACCAAATTTCATGGGAAACTTTTCAAAGTTATAAACTAGGCCATATAGTTGGCTTTACACTAGAAGAAGAATATCGTTTTAGTAGCCTGGCAACAGAAAAAGAAAGACTTGAAAAATTGATTCAACAGTTAGATTATATGATCGAACAAAGCAAACAAAGACAAGAATGGTTGAAGCGAATGAACATGAATGGTGAATTCCGAAATTTCAATTTAAAGGACTTGAAATAA
- a CDS encoding cold shock domain-containing protein: MGRTQETYSKKENEKKRLKKRQDKKEKQEERKANSKKGMGLENEFSYVDENGNVSSTPPDPKRMISVKREDIQLGIKKQDPSERADPVRTGVVTFFNESKGYGFIRDQNSKDSIFVHANSLNVPLRENDKVSFEVEKGKKGPVAKSVTIIK; encoded by the coding sequence ATGGGTAGAACGCAGGAAACTTACAGTAAAAAGGAAAATGAGAAAAAAAGATTAAAAAAGAGACAGGATAAAAAAGAGAAACAAGAAGAACGCAAAGCAAATTCGAAGAAGGGTATGGGCCTTGAAAATGAATTTAGCTATGTAGATGAAAATGGAAATGTAAGTTCAACCCCGCCAGATCCCAAAAGAATGATTTCCGTTAAACGGGAAGACATTCAGCTTGGTATAAAAAAACAAGACCCAAGTGAACGTGCGGATCCAGTTCGCACAGGTGTCGTTACATTTTTTAACGAATCCAAAGGTTATGGATTTATCAGAGATCAAAATTCTAAAGACAGCATTTTTGTTCATGCAAACAGTCTGAATGTGCCTTTAAGAGAAAATGATAAAGTAAGCTTTGAAGTCGAGAAAGGCAAAAAAGGTCCTGTTGCTAAATCTGTTACAATAATTAAATAG
- a CDS encoding PorV/PorQ family protein, translating to MKINIAFVLIWLSLNLVAQAPKFSNDFLNIGVGARGMAMSGAAGAHTTTVQAAYWNPACLPYNSATFQVSAQHAEWFSGIGNYDYVGFGKSLDEESRSFGALSLIRMSIDQIPNTLRLRGPDGSIDYSRIEEFSVADYALLVSYGRKLGTGPWSFGANTKVIHRSFGSFAKAWGFGIDAGLRYTSDHFWFSIMGRDITTTFNAYKFSFTNEEKAVLQQTNNDIPISSVEYTLPKIISSLAYKMRCSDKIYLLSALDLEFSGNGTKSSLISSSKFNVDPKIGFELDYNQRVFLRVGAGNFQNVLADDGSGSKDFSFYPTAGLGLRIAKITIDYAMTNIGNAGLGLYSHYFSLNLDF from the coding sequence ATGAAAATTAATATAGCTTTTGTTTTAATTTGGCTTTCACTTAATCTTGTTGCACAAGCACCTAAATTTAGTAATGATTTCTTAAATATTGGTGTTGGTGCGAGAGGTATGGCGATGTCAGGAGCTGCTGGAGCGCATACAACAACAGTTCAAGCTGCCTATTGGAATCCTGCTTGTCTTCCATATAATAGTGCTACTTTTCAGGTAAGTGCACAACATGCAGAATGGTTTTCTGGAATCGGTAATTATGATTATGTAGGTTTTGGTAAGTCTCTCGATGAAGAATCAAGAAGTTTTGGTGCTTTAAGTTTGATTCGAATGTCCATTGACCAAATCCCAAATACGCTGAGATTGCGAGGGCCTGATGGCAGTATTGATTATAGCCGGATTGAGGAATTTAGTGTTGCCGATTACGCATTGCTGGTTTCTTATGGTCGAAAATTGGGAACAGGTCCCTGGTCTTTTGGTGCAAACACAAAAGTTATTCACAGAAGTTTTGGTTCGTTTGCGAAAGCTTGGGGATTTGGAATAGATGCTGGCCTGCGATATACTTCAGATCATTTTTGGTTTTCAATCATGGGTAGGGACATTACAACTACATTTAATGCTTACAAATTTAGTTTTACAAATGAAGAAAAAGCGGTTTTGCAGCAAACAAATAATGATATTCCCATTAGTTCTGTGGAATATACCTTGCCAAAAATAATCAGCAGTTTAGCTTATAAGATGCGGTGTTCAGATAAAATTTATCTTTTATCAGCATTGGATCTGGAATTTTCAGGGAATGGTACAAAATCATCCTTAATTTCTTCGTCAAAATTTAATGTGGATCCTAAAATTGGCTTTGAATTGGATTATAATCAACGCGTATTTCTAAGAGTAGGGGCCGGTAATTTTCAGAATGTACTGGCAGATGATGGTTCTGGATCAAAGGATTTTTCATTTTACCCAACTGCTGGTTTAGGTTTGAGAATTGCAAAAATTACAATTGATTATGCGATGACGAATATTGGAAACGCTGGTTTAGGACTTTATTCTCATTATTTTTCATTGAATCTAGATTTTTAA
- a CDS encoding NAD(P)/FAD-dependent oxidoreductase, which translates to MPFNIPTSTKPRLVIIGAGFAGFTLAHNLKSRDFQIVLLDKNNYHQFQPLFYQVAMSGLEPSSICFPLRKNFQNQDALYVRVAEVQRIDTIQKKIESNVGFLNYDFLVLAMGAETNYYGNPNFEKYSIPLKSVSEALYLRNSILDDLEKAVTTLHLEEQEHLLNIIIVGGGPTGVELAGALAEMKRHILPKDYPDLNSQKMEIHVIQASDRLLDTMSKKSSLKAYQNLIKMGVQIHLNEKVLDVFENKVSLSSGMQLIANKIIWAAGVKGVPIFGLPESSKAPGSKIKVNSFCEVEGVDGIYAIGDLAYHVDEKFPKGLPGLAPVALQQARYLAKQLIAQQHAESKSPFIYIDKGSMATIGRNKAVIDFKNIFLSGFIAWIGWLFIHIYYLIGVRNKIIVFINWTWNYIFYDQALRLNIKPKTTNVFKDI; encoded by the coding sequence ATGCCATTCAATATTCCTACATCGACCAAGCCAAGGTTGGTGATCATTGGTGCCGGATTTGCCGGTTTTACACTTGCCCACAATTTAAAATCTCGGGATTTTCAAATTGTCCTATTGGATAAAAATAATTATCATCAGTTTCAACCATTATTTTATCAGGTAGCAATGTCGGGATTAGAACCAAGTTCTATATGCTTTCCATTGCGTAAAAATTTCCAAAATCAAGATGCATTATATGTCCGGGTAGCAGAAGTACAAAGAATTGATACCATTCAAAAAAAAATTGAATCCAATGTAGGTTTTTTAAATTATGATTTTTTGGTTTTAGCTATGGGTGCTGAAACAAATTATTATGGCAACCCAAATTTTGAAAAATATAGTATTCCATTAAAATCAGTTTCGGAAGCATTATATTTAAGAAATTCTATTCTAGATGATTTGGAAAAAGCGGTTACAACATTACATTTGGAAGAACAGGAGCACTTATTAAATATAATAATTGTTGGAGGTGGCCCAACAGGAGTAGAATTGGCGGGAGCTTTAGCTGAAATGAAAAGACATATTTTACCTAAAGATTATCCAGACTTAAATTCTCAAAAAATGGAAATTCACGTGATCCAGGCATCAGATCGTTTATTAGACACAATGTCAAAGAAGTCTTCCCTTAAAGCATATCAGAATCTTATAAAAATGGGGGTTCAAATTCATCTTAATGAAAAAGTATTGGATGTTTTTGAAAATAAAGTTTCATTATCAAGCGGAATGCAGCTGATTGCAAATAAAATTATTTGGGCAGCAGGAGTAAAAGGGGTTCCTATATTTGGTTTACCAGAAAGTAGTAAAGCTCCGGGTTCTAAAATAAAAGTAAATTCATTTTGTGAAGTTGAAGGCGTCGATGGTATTTATGCAATTGGTGATTTAGCATACCATGTAGATGAAAAATTCCCAAAAGGATTACCTGGCCTGGCTCCTGTAGCACTACAACAAGCAAGATATTTGGCGAAGCAACTAATCGCTCAACAGCATGCTGAAAGTAAATCCCCGTTTATTTATATTGATAAAGGAAGTATGGCAACAATCGGAAGAAATAAGGCAGTCATTGATTTTAAAAATATTTTTTTAAGTGGATTTATTGCTTGGATTGGCTGGCTATTCATCCATATTTATTATTTAATCGGTGTGCGCAATAAAATAATCGTTTTTATTAATTGGACTTGGAATTATATTTTCTATGATCAGGCTTTGCGGCTTAATATTAAACCAAAAACTACGAATGTCTTTAAGGATATTTAG
- the pepT gene encoding peptidase T, which yields MNYTDFKTTAERFIRYAMIDTQADPSSETVPSSMKQLNLAKLLFEELKQANIEDVELDAYGYIYASLPSNSTRNIPTICFCAHMDTAPDCSGTNVKPILHQNYQMQEIRLPDDSSILISPEEFKELSKKQGETIITASGLTLLGADDKAGITAIMEAAIYLKNHPEIAHGKIRILFTPDEEIGRGVNHVDMKKLGADFGYTMDSGELGAFEDETFSADAVHIEITGVSTHPGYAKGKMENAIKIAAEIIANIPKDHLIPEVTEGREGFIHPVKVVSELEKSSLYFIIRDFETSKLMDHENYLEKIVKQVMLNYPNSKYTFTVSEQYRNMKEILNNHPEVVEYVEQAIVEANIKPIKGLIRGGTDGSRLSFMGLPCPNIFAGEHGIHSKKEWVSEQDMQRAAEVIVRICQICERNA from the coding sequence ATGAATTATACAGATTTTAAAACCACTGCAGAACGTTTTATCCGGTATGCTATGATTGATACTCAGGCGGATCCAAGTTCAGAAACCGTTCCCTCTTCTATGAAACAACTTAATTTAGCAAAACTATTATTTGAAGAATTAAAGCAAGCGAATATAGAAGATGTGGAATTGGATGCATATGGCTATATTTATGCCAGCCTCCCTTCAAATAGCACCCGAAACATCCCTACCATTTGCTTTTGTGCACATATGGATACTGCGCCAGATTGCAGTGGTACAAATGTGAAACCTATATTGCATCAGAATTATCAAATGCAGGAAATAAGGCTACCGGATGATTCAAGTATCCTGATTAGTCCGGAAGAATTTAAAGAATTAAGTAAAAAGCAAGGAGAAACTATCATCACCGCCAGTGGTTTGACCTTATTAGGGGCTGATGACAAAGCAGGGATCACCGCGATTATGGAAGCCGCTATTTATTTAAAAAATCATCCTGAAATTGCACATGGTAAAATTCGAATTTTATTTACACCGGATGAAGAAATTGGTCGTGGGGTGAATCATGTTGATATGAAAAAACTCGGGGCAGACTTTGGTTACACTATGGATAGTGGAGAACTTGGAGCTTTTGAAGATGAAACCTTTTCAGCAGATGCAGTTCATATTGAAATTACAGGAGTCAGTACGCATCCCGGGTATGCTAAAGGGAAAATGGAAAATGCGATTAAAATAGCAGCCGAAATAATTGCAAATATTCCAAAGGACCATTTAATTCCTGAAGTAACGGAAGGTAGAGAAGGATTTATTCATCCTGTCAAAGTAGTATCTGAACTTGAGAAATCGAGTTTGTATTTTATCATTCGGGATTTTGAAACTTCAAAACTTATGGATCATGAAAACTATTTGGAAAAAATTGTGAAACAAGTTATGCTGAATTATCCAAATAGTAAATACACATTTACAGTTTCCGAACAATACCGGAATATGAAAGAAATTTTAAATAATCACCCAGAAGTGGTGGAATATGTAGAGCAAGCTATTGTGGAAGCAAACATAAAACCAATAAAAGGATTAATTCGAGGAGGTACAGACGGAAGTCGTTTGAGTTTTATGGGTTTACCTTGTCCAAATATTTTTGCTGGCGAACACGGTATTCATTCAAAAAAAGAATGGGTTAGTGAGCAGGATATGCAAAGAGCTGCGGAGGTCATTGTTAGAATTTGTCAAATCTGTGAACGGAATGCCTAA